GTTTGAGGAATATGGACAGTGAGAGCATTTAAACAGTGTTTCATGTGTTATAAGCTTAAATTATTGAGCAAAGGGATGTCTTCCAAACAGATAAGATCCATGTGATGGGAATGAGGTTACTCAGGTTAAGTCCACATTTttcggagagagagagagacagagagagaagggggaatGCAGGTCAGATAGCCTTGTATTGAATATTTATCTAGAAGAGCATGAGGCTTAAGTTAATATTTGGGGAATGTGGAAACCAGACAAGATAAATATGTAGCTTTTTAATCCACTGGGTTGGAAAAGGAGATAAaagaagggggggaaaaaagcagcaattatatatatttatatataaatattttggCATACACTCTCTGAGAACGTGTTGCCCTATTACAATCCACAATACTGTCCAAGTACCTCGGAAGAttcatcttttctctcccagCTGGGCACACTGCCTGCAGCTGTCCAGCTTAGTGAGAGTAAGTGAGTCGGAGCACAGCTCTGtctctaaaatgtgaaaacagtccttttttttttttttcttgtgcgTCGGCCTCTTTCCGCAACATTCTTGCCTCACGCATCCAGTATTTTCTTCCATTCTCTATTCAAAGACTTGCGCTCTTCACAGATTCTTTCGAAAAATACACCTCTCAGTTCTTTAAATGAAGATTTCCACAGCCTCTGACTCCAACTCATCCAGACCTCTGAAGGGGTTTAATAGCAACTTCTTAGGCGCTGCCTtgtctggggaaaaaaaaaggacagtaGAGAGGatgaataattatataattattggTGGAAAAATGTCCTAGATTCAGCTCAGCTATCAACGACTAAAGGTTAACAAAGATTTTCCACATTCAAACAGACCACTCTGGTAAATGTGCTCAGTCAACAGATCCACATAATTTCCTAACCATGCACATTCCACAAGGCCCACATTATGAAACGTGACCCGGACAGATGGTATCTGATTGGCTGGTTAAGTCGCAGCATGGTTAATCAATGTGAACATCCATGAAACTCCTTTCATGTAGAGAGAGAAGTGTACTTatatactctgtgtgtgtgtattatgcaGGCGTGTTTACTCATGCAATGCCTGAAATATGTGTGCATATCATTTATCACCCCTGTTTTTATACTGGCAGCATTACTGGATTATCAGCCCTcgtaaacaaacacactcatgcatATTTGATAGATTACTCACCACCGTTGAGCTTAGTTACGCTGGCGGCCTCTTTGGCTTTCGTTCCCCCCACCTGCCGTTCTAGCGTTCCAGGTTCGGACTGAGCGGAAAACTGACAGTTTGGCAAAGTCTGATCATCTGAAAGACTCTTCCCTGCAAGACAACATCACAAAAATGCCAATATCTGTCAGAACTTTCAACTCCTTTTCATTAAAAAGATTTTATTAACAGAAAACCTGTTGGCACTTCTTAATCCttacagcctgtgtgtgtgtgtgtttgatggtgTAATATAAGAAGTACAGTAGGCTGCTTTGCCTTAGCACCACCCCACATTAATGTTTAAACACAAGGCAACATTAGGCTCCTCACCTCTACTCTTGGTGGTGCTGCCGAGGGTGCAGATGGAGGGAGTGGAGGAGGCGAGTCGGAGAGGCGTCCCCGCCGTATTCAAGAGGTTTGTGCGGGTACTTTGCTCGACCTCCCGCCCTTGGTCCTGGTGCAGCCGCTGGTTGAGGATCTTGATTACAGCATCCTTTTCCAAGATCTGAGCGTAAAGAGCACGGATCCTGAtacagaacagaaacatgaaaaaacatgtcagaaaacagataacctaataaaaataaataaataaaaattctgTCATGATTTGTTAAGGTAATTCTTTGAGTGAAATTATAGGTACACACCTGTTCTCCATCTCTTGATTCCTGTAATCAGCAACTGGCAGGTCCTCGTTGAAACTGTTGTTAGAGGAGTGGCAGGGTGAGTGATTAATGATGGTGGTGTCTCTGTAAAGGTTGAGAGATTGAAGTTTAGCTCAAAGTCaaatgagctgaaaaaaaagtgtgtgcaAAAGATTTCCTAACAAGCCAGTGATTCTTACCTCTGAGCAGCGGCGGTGGCAGCCACCTCCATGGCAAACTGCCTCATGGTGCTCTCCTCCAGGTATTTCTGCTCCCAGCGCACCATGTCAGCCTCGAGGGCCAAGATACGCTCCTCACGCTCATGGAGACGCTCTTGGAGAGAGCTCATTGTCACTCCTGGTGGCTGGGACTGCCTCTGTGGTGGGGGGAGAGCGGAATGAATTAGCAAAACAACTTCAATGATAAAGTGCAGAAATTTGAAATTCATATATTGTAGTAGCATCAGGTTTTTGGGGTTTACCTGTTGCGCCCTCAAACTCCTCAGCTCCTGCTCTAGCCGTGTCCTCAGCTTCATCTCCAGGCTCTCCCTCTTCTCACAAGTGGACTGTAGCTGAGCCAGGGCACTCTGAAGCCGCTCCACCTTCTCTACGTAagccctcttcctcctcaactCCTCCTCGAGCTGGCGGCCGCGTCCGCGAGCCGTCTCTAGGGCCTCCTCCAGTCTCTTTGCTCTGAGGCTCTGCTCCTCCGCCGTGGCCCTCAGTCTCTCCACCTCTCGCTCTACACGCTCCCGCTCAAAGTTCTGCTCCTCatctgaaacaaagaaaaagtaaaggtTGCCAGGGTAAGTGCATGTTTAATGGATGTGGATTAGAGTTATGGGTTTAGTTTAAAAGTTTGACACCTGCTATAAGATGAAATATGAAATCATTCCAAATCTGTCCGGggttttttctaaataaaaaagtgaaaatatctATGAACATCACTCCAAAGATTCCCCCTCCTGAGTGAAACCCCAGTAATAAGTACCAGAGTTCCTACATGGTGGCCAGTGTTCTTCATTTAGCGAAGCACTCATGGAATGctgagaggagaaaggaggaggaggaaggggagagaAAGCCGCCCTATCCCTTTGACCCACATAGCAAAGCATTCCTCATCAAGGCCATACAAACACCACAGCTCTGCTTGAGTCCAGTTCCTTAAACAGACAACATAAATCACACTAACAACAGGTGGGGGAAGCTCATTTCCACCActtccactgctgctctgtGATTTAGAGCCCGTTTAATTTCCCGTCCTCTTCCCTTGCAAAGAGGTGCGTGGATTGAATTCCCTATTATTAAGCCTTCTTACCAAATAAGCTGAGGTTATGCAAGTGAAATTCCTGCATGCAGGATGCCCTTAGCTACAAAAGGGCCCCATGCTATGCTACGATCCAATCCAATCAAGCATGTTGATTGCGAAGGAGGATGTAACGCAGAGCAGTGGAGAGGAGTCATACTCACTTTGTTCAAGGAGTTTCGCCATGATGTGCTGGTTATGGTCGGCAGCCTGTACTTCTTTTGCGACATGTGTTCTGGCATTTTCCAGGTTTTCTGCAATGCAACAAAAATTTTAAATTAGACTATGTTTCAAAGCATTTGGTATTCTGGCTGTAATCTTGTGG
This sequence is a window from Thunnus albacares chromosome 12, fThuAlb1.1, whole genome shotgun sequence. Protein-coding genes within it:
- the LOC122993824 gene encoding angiomotin-like 2a isoform X1, yielding MSSTEEPSGTVLHRLIQEQLRYGNPTDTRTLLAIQQQALRGGSGSNSGPSSGGDMGRSPRSSLESLTQEDPPLPQLSARQEPQGQEHQGDYHHSESGYQLYQLHGEELPTYEQAKVHSQYLASHWAPASPIRQLHEGKLLHEGAFHKEADLMELKCSHVRSLSEHRMQISLERNDTAAKAEAIKSTSHSYPELPYYMPQGLQSTGQSQDKRSPPPEYSAPIQGQGFIPHQVQEPVQAQQHRYIQSGQPADVPCYNTFTSLPPAGLEEPNQVELLLMENERLRQELEAHREKTSRIQKLEQEIQRISEAYETLMQGSSKRENLEQTLRKRLVAEVRRLQDFNRDLRENLENARTHVAKEVQAADHNQHIMAKLLEQNEEQNFERERVEREVERLRATAEEQSLRAKRLEEALETARGRGRQLEEELRRKRAYVEKVERLQSALAQLQSTCEKRESLEMKLRTRLEQELRSLRAQQRQSQPPGVTMSSLQERLHEREERILALEADMVRWEQKYLEESTMRQFAMEVAATAAAQRDTTIINHSPCHSSNNSFNEDLPVADYRNQEMENRIRALYAQILEKDAVIKILNQRLHQDQGREVEQSTRTNLLNTAGTPLRLASSTPSICTLGSTTKSRGKSLSDDQTLPNCQFSAQSEPGTLERQVGGTKAKEAASVTKLNGDKAAPKKLLLNPFRGLDELESEAVEIFI